From Methanosarcina lacustris Z-7289, one genomic window encodes:
- a CDS encoding META domain-containing protein, whose amino-acid sequence MKIKTASIGMVLLLTIGVIIAASFSLGCTEQEKTPAEPAENTSVKPAENTPAEPAENTSIEPAETTTQKLEPISAGDVTGIKWQWASFQDSDSPETQVMVPHPENYTLTLFPDGTYHIKADCNSGSGTYTLEGNDLTLGPATITLMACGPESMDGEYLSLLPTVEAAALEDGQLVLYPGNEGDRMFFTNGGKAEQ is encoded by the coding sequence ATGAAAATAAAAACTGCATCTATAGGCATGGTTTTACTCCTTACAATAGGGGTTATAATCGCTGCCTCCTTTTCACTCGGCTGTACTGAGCAGGAAAAAACTCCTGCTGAGCCTGCAGAGAATACTTCTGTTAAGCCTGCGGAGAATACTCCCGCTGAACCTGCAGAGAATACTTCTATTGAGCCTGCAGAAACCACTACCCAGAAACTCGAACCAATTTCTGCCGGTGATGTCACAGGCATCAAATGGCAGTGGGCCAGTTTCCAGGACTCTGACAGCCCCGAAACCCAGGTAATGGTGCCTCACCCTGAGAACTATACGCTTACCCTTTTCCCTGACGGCACATATCACATCAAAGCCGACTGCAACAGCGGCAGTGGAACCTATACTCTGGAAGGAAACGACTTAACCCTTGGTCCGGCTACCATTACGCTTATGGCATGCGGGCCAGAGTCTATGGATGGGGAATATCTGTCGCTTTTACCCACAGTAGAAGCAGCAGCTCTTGAGGATGGACAACTTGTACTTTACCCCGGAAACGAAGGTGACAGGATGTTCTTTACAAATGGGGGAAAGGCTGAACAGTAA
- the iscB gene encoding RNA-guided endonuclease IscB — protein sequence MLVFVINQNKKPLMPCKPSKARKLLQAGKAKVVQNTPFTIKLLFGSSGYTQPVIAGMDTGSKVVGCAAIANGKVLYQSEIYLRENVSKKMEQRKMYRRTRRGRKTRYRPARFDNRGNSRREGRLAPSIKSKLEAHFREKRFVESLLPVTGWKVELASFDIHKITNPEVSGVGYQEGDLKGFYNVKAYVLDRDGYTCQHCMGKSKDFRLHCHHIVFRSQKGSDAPENLITLCETCHKALHNGEFKLSGNKSKTKHATEIGILKSQIRKSGWSFAETFGYETKYRREQVLKLLKTHYFDAVAICCRDDQNVEVEDSVFLKRNVPAGDYQQRRGKRSEKKIPTGKLFGLRKFDLVKTENGIGFIRGKRSSGYFSISDIFGNKISDSVNVKKKCRRLSARSTTLVQMVQMTHSSPTCHFRQAGNVEEGVSC from the coding sequence ATGTTAGTTTTCGTAATCAATCAAAACAAAAAACCACTAATGCCCTGTAAACCTTCAAAAGCCAGAAAGCTACTGCAAGCAGGCAAGGCAAAAGTGGTCCAAAATACTCCATTCACAATCAAGTTACTTTTCGGAAGCAGTGGCTATACTCAACCTGTAATTGCAGGGATGGATACCGGCTCTAAGGTAGTGGGCTGTGCAGCCATTGCTAACGGAAAAGTGTTGTATCAATCCGAAATTTACCTTAGAGAAAACGTTTCGAAAAAGATGGAACAACGGAAGATGTACCGGAGAACCAGAAGAGGTAGAAAAACAAGGTATAGACCTGCAAGATTTGATAACCGGGGAAATTCAAGGAGAGAAGGGAGATTAGCTCCTTCCATCAAAAGCAAACTTGAAGCTCATTTCCGGGAAAAAAGGTTTGTGGAATCCCTGCTTCCTGTAACCGGGTGGAAGGTAGAGCTTGCTTCCTTTGATATTCACAAAATAACAAATCCAGAGGTTTCCGGGGTTGGGTATCAGGAAGGGGACCTTAAAGGTTTCTACAATGTCAAAGCTTACGTTCTGGACAGGGACGGGTACACCTGCCAGCACTGCATGGGAAAGTCAAAGGATTTCCGGCTACATTGCCATCACATTGTTTTCAGGTCACAGAAGGGATCAGATGCTCCGGAAAACCTGATAACGCTTTGTGAAACCTGTCACAAAGCCCTGCACAATGGAGAATTCAAGCTTTCAGGAAACAAGTCAAAAACAAAACATGCAACTGAAATCGGGATCCTCAAATCCCAAATCCGGAAATCCGGCTGGAGTTTTGCAGAGACTTTCGGGTACGAAACAAAGTACAGGAGAGAGCAGGTCTTGAAGTTGTTAAAAACACATTACTTTGATGCTGTTGCTATCTGTTGCAGGGACGATCAGAATGTAGAGGTAGAAGATTCGGTTTTTCTAAAAAGAAACGTTCCTGCGGGAGATTATCAGCAGCGGAGAGGGAAGAGATCAGAGAAGAAAATACCTACCGGAAAGCTGTTTGGGCTCAGGAAATTTGATCTTGTAAAAACGGAAAACGGGATTGGGTTCATTCGTGGCAAACGGTCATCCGGGTATTTTTCAATCTCAGATATATTCGGAAACAAAATTTCAGATAGTGTTAATGTTAAGAAAAAATGCAGGAGACTGAGTGCGAGGAGTACAACATTAGTTCAGATGGTACAGATGACGCATTCCTCCCCCACCTGCCATTTCCGGCAAGCCGGAAATGTCGAGGAAGGGGTCTCCTGCTGA
- a CDS encoding nucleotidyl transferase family protein, with protein MVDNLASDENTVLLERIFQVHDSPCKAVLAITGGGAEIIGELLRHGSGSATVLDAVVPYSTEAMDRFLGRKPEKYCSEKTARLMAMVAYQRALELSKGSGGLADPDVIVIGIGATCKLKAANEREGRIHKIHIAIQAACETGVCTLELAADRTREEEEKIAALLIFNIIARHCGVPKIDLPDGIGVAEERRKRIGKEGEEVREEVIEKYASVSGLVGDLLKQQSRIPASSCKTAGMARLNLNEVKAPEKIKLEEIKPEEIKLEEIKLEETKPEKPEEIKLVFPGSFDPCHKNHVFMAICASKEYNAPVHFEISLTNVDKPPIDFISLSQRLDSLRKYKDKAFMGGVCLTNAPLFLQKADLFPNSTFIIGADTFNRLFDAKYYDGTVDTSAILRHFKEKNVRFMVFRRKSVELSIDSESLEFCEIIPVDEYEDDGTSSREIRNKRNETQELTGNVK; from the coding sequence ATGGTAGATAACCTGGCTTCAGATGAAAACACTGTACTTCTTGAGCGTATTTTCCAGGTCCACGACTCGCCCTGTAAAGCAGTTCTGGCAATAACCGGCGGTGGGGCTGAGATCATTGGGGAACTGCTCCGCCACGGCAGCGGCTCTGCAACGGTACTGGATGCAGTTGTCCCATACAGTACAGAGGCAATGGACCGGTTCCTCGGCAGGAAACCTGAAAAGTACTGCTCGGAGAAAACTGCAAGGCTGATGGCGATGGTTGCTTACCAGCGAGCCCTGGAATTGTCGAAAGGCTCTGGCGGGCTTGCAGACCCGGACGTAATCGTAATCGGAATCGGAGCGACCTGCAAGCTTAAGGCTGCAAACGAGCGGGAGGGCAGAATACACAAAATCCACATTGCCATCCAGGCAGCCTGCGAAACCGGAGTCTGCACCCTTGAACTGGCAGCAGATCGGACAAGGGAAGAGGAAGAAAAGATTGCTGCACTCCTTATTTTCAATATAATTGCCCGCCACTGCGGCGTTCCCAAAATCGATTTGCCGGACGGGATCGGGGTCGCGGAAGAGAGAAGGAAAAGGATAGGAAAAGAGGGAGAAGAGGTAAGAGAAGAAGTTATTGAAAAATATGCTTCTGTTTCCGGGTTGGTAGGAGATCTCCTGAAACAGCAGAGCCGCATCCCGGCGAGTTCCTGCAAAACAGCTGGAATGGCAAGGCTCAATCTTAATGAAGTAAAAGCTCCCGAAAAGATAAAACTTGAAGAGATAAAACCTGAAGAGATAAAACTTGAAGAGATAAAACTTGAAGAGACAAAGCCCGAAAAACCTGAAGAAATAAAACTCGTATTCCCAGGCTCTTTTGACCCCTGCCACAAGAACCATGTCTTTATGGCGATTTGTGCTTCGAAGGAATATAATGCGCCTGTTCACTTTGAAATTTCTTTGACGAACGTTGACAAGCCGCCCATAGATTTTATCTCACTGAGCCAGAGGCTTGATTCATTGAGGAAATACAAAGATAAAGCCTTCATGGGTGGGGTTTGCCTGACCAATGCACCGCTTTTCCTTCAAAAAGCCGACCTTTTCCCGAACAGCACCTTCATCATCGGGGCAGATACCTTCAACAGGCTATTTGACGCAAAATACTATGACGGCACAGTAGATACATCCGCCATTTTAAGGCATTTTAAGGAAAAGAATGTACGGTTTATGGTGTTTCGCAGGAAATCAGTTGAGCTGTCAATAGACTCTGAGAGTCTTGAGTTTTGTGAGATTATCCCGGTTGACGAATACGAAGACGATGGAACGTCGTCCAGGGAAATCCGAAATAAGCGCAATGAAACACAGGAGTTAACCGGAAACGTGAAGTGA